Proteins found in one Micropterus dolomieu isolate WLL.071019.BEF.003 ecotype Adirondacks linkage group LG12, ASM2129224v1, whole genome shotgun sequence genomic segment:
- the LOC123980714 gene encoding G-protein coupled receptor 4-like, with the protein MEGLYINSSSQDQSYDYNDTTADQNYSNIISNYQNNNELDELYFIRDVVTYIVVAVGLPLTLVAIYALYSMPSLKLLSLKMCGSYLRFLLDEKVRNGSECSCWAEQDDRFGRRWTSQHVSNCLLTFTNVFLQVRSDQVAPIYVINLLITDILQLCYMIVKVAPNVCGTISEMFIYIYYSALLASVFFMVCIALERYLVIAHPLWYRCRRTIKTSVVVCVLVWVLTPPFLVISWFYSVNPNILAVLLLLPFPLLIFSLVGTLKALSASISVPSDGKRRIVGILVLVLLIYTLLFLPSIILILHRKYVPTLNSLSLIFLRLSPLADLCLYVLMRKGFIDKLLASVCCCRMDSNDISSSSV; encoded by the exons ATGGAAGGTCTCTACATTAACAGCAGCTCACAGGACCAAAGCTACGATTACAACGACACCACCGCCGACCAGAATTACAGCAACATCATCTCCAACTACCAGAATAACAATGAGCTTGATGAACTTTATTTCATCAGAGATGTGGTCACATACATAGTCGTTGCTGTCGGCCTTCCTCTGACCCTGGTGGCCATCTATGCTCTTTATTCTATG CCCTCTCTTAAACTGTTGAGCTTAAAGatgtg TGGGTCATATCTGAGATTTCTGTTGGatgaaaaagtcagaaatggCTCTGAGTGCAGCTGCTGGGCAGAGCAAGATGACAGATttgggaggaggtggacttcacaacatgtttccaaCTGCTTGTTGACTTTTACCAATGTTTTCCTGCAGGTGAGAAGTGATCAAGTTGCTCCCATCTACGTCATCAACCTTCTCATTACTGACATCCTTCAGCTCTGCTACATGATTGTTAAGGTGGCACCAAATGTTTGTGGAACGATATCTGagatgttcatttatatttactACTCTGCCTTATTGGCCAGTGTTTTCTTCATGGTCTGCATCGCCCTGGAAAg gtatttggtcatcgcCCACCCACTGTGGTACCGCTGCAGACGAACCATCAAGACCTCTGTGGTGGtctgtgtcctggtctgggtccTTACTCCTCCCTTTTTGGTCATTTCTTGGTTTTATAGTGTGAATCCAAACATACTcgccgtcctcctcctccttcccttcccaCTGTTAATCTTCTCCCTGGTTGGGACGCTCAAAGCTCTGTCTGCTTCCATCTCGGTCCCCTCTGATGGAAAACGACGAATTGTGGGGATTTTGGTTCTGGTGCTGCTTATTTACACGCTGCTGTTCCTGCCCAGCATCATTTTGATCCTACACAGAAAGTATGTCCCGACCCTTAACAGTCTGTCTCTCATCTTCCTCAGGCTGAGTCCTCTTGCAGACTTGTGTCTGTATGTCCTCATGAGGAAAGGGTTCATAGACAAGCttttggcctctgtgtgttgctgcagaatggACAGCAATGATATCAGCAGTTCATCAGTATGA